The following are encoded together in the Thiobacillus sp. SCUT-2 genome:
- the rpoC gene encoding DNA-directed RNA polymerase subunit beta' yields MKALLDLFKQATHEEEFDAIKIGLASPEKIRSWSYGEVKKPETINYRTFKPERDGLFCAKIFGPVKDYECLCGKYKRLKHRGVICEKCGVEVTLSKVRRERMGHIELASPVAHIWFLKSLPSRLGMVLDMTLRDIERVLYFEGFVVVEPGMTPLNRGQLLTEEDYLAKLEEYGDEFKALMGAEGIRELLRSIDLHTEVEALHAEISKTGSDTKLKKLSKRLKILEGFQKSGIKPDWMILEVLPVLPPELRPLVPLDGGRFATSDLNDLYRRVINRNNRLKRLLELKAPEIIVRNEKRMLQEAVDSLLDNGRRGKAMTGANKRPLKSLADMIKGKSGRFRQNLLGKRVDYSGRSVIVVGPTLKLHQCGLPKKMALELFKPFIFNRLEVMGLATTIKAAKKMVEDEEPIVWDLLEEVIREHPVLLNRAPTLHRLGIQAFEPVLIEGKAIQLHPLVCAAFNADFDGDQMAVHVPLSLEAQAEARTLMLASNNVLSPANGEPIIVPSQDIVLGLYYMTREMVNAKGEGMVFADVAEARRAYDNRVAALHARVTVRIKEVTLDAEKNRVETIKRVETTLGRALLSEILPPGLPFSYVDKALKKKEISKLINASFRRCGLRETVIFADKLMYTGFTFATRAGMSIAIKDMLIPGEKDQILGAAEAEVKEIEAQYTSGLVTQGERYNKVVDIWGRAGDAVAKAMMGQLGGEKVKDRTGKEVTQESFNAIYMMADSGARGSAAQIRQLAGMRGLMAKPDGSIIETPITANFREGLNMLQYFISTHGARKGLADTALKTANSGYLTRRLVDVTQDLVVTEDDCGTKNGLAVKALVEGGEVVEALRERILGRVAASDVINPETQETVFEAGTLLSEDVVDTIESLGIDEVKVRTPLTCETRYGLCAKCYGRDLGRGYLVNVGEAVGVIAAQSIGEPGTQLTMRTFHIGGAASRAAAASQLEAKSNGTVQYTAAMRYVTNARKELVAISRSGEIVIADDAGRERERHKVPYGATLMVTDGAKIKAGAVLANWDPHTRPIITEYAGRVRFENVEEGVTVAKQVDDVTGLSTLVVIDPKRKAGAKGVRPQVKLLDDAGNEIKIAGTDTVVNITFQIGSIITVKDGQDVAVGDVLARIPQETSKTRDITGGLPRVAELFEARSPKDAGVLAEVTGTVSFGKDTKGKQRLVITDLDGVPHEYLITKEKHVTAHDGQIVQKGEMIVDGPVDPHDILRLQGVEALARYITDEVQDVYRLQGVKINDKHIEVIVRQMLRRVTVVDPGDTGLIPGEQIERSEVLQLNDEMTAAGKELATYEPILLGITKASLSTDSFISAASFQETTRVLTEAAIMGKKDELRGLKENVIVGRLIPAGSGLAYHNTRRRQAAGEDLGAEHLIEGGEVTPSENQEVA; encoded by the coding sequence ATGAAAGCACTGTTGGATCTTTTCAAGCAGGCCACCCACGAGGAAGAGTTCGACGCCATCAAGATCGGCCTGGCGTCGCCGGAGAAAATCCGCTCCTGGTCCTACGGCGAAGTGAAGAAGCCGGAGACCATCAACTACCGCACCTTCAAGCCGGAGCGCGACGGCCTGTTCTGCGCCAAGATCTTCGGCCCGGTCAAGGACTACGAGTGCCTGTGCGGCAAGTACAAGCGCCTCAAGCATCGCGGCGTGATCTGCGAGAAGTGCGGCGTCGAAGTCACGCTGTCCAAGGTGCGCCGCGAGCGCATGGGCCACATCGAGCTGGCCAGCCCGGTTGCCCACATATGGTTCCTGAAGTCGCTGCCCAGCCGCCTCGGCATGGTCCTCGACATGACGCTGCGCGACATCGAGCGCGTGCTGTATTTCGAAGGCTTCGTCGTCGTCGAGCCCGGCATGACGCCGCTCAATCGCGGCCAGCTGCTGACCGAAGAGGACTACCTCGCCAAGCTCGAGGAGTATGGCGACGAGTTCAAGGCGCTGATGGGCGCCGAGGGCATTCGTGAGCTCCTGCGCTCGATCGACCTGCACACCGAGGTCGAAGCCCTGCACGCCGAGATCAGCAAGACCGGCTCCGACACCAAGCTGAAGAAGCTCTCGAAGCGCCTGAAGATCCTCGAGGGTTTCCAGAAGTCCGGCATCAAGCCCGACTGGATGATCCTCGAAGTGCTGCCGGTGCTGCCGCCCGAGCTGCGCCCGCTGGTGCCGCTCGACGGCGGCCGCTTCGCGACCTCCGACCTCAACGACCTGTACCGCCGGGTCATCAACCGCAACAACCGGCTCAAGAGACTTCTTGAACTGAAGGCGCCCGAGATCATCGTGCGCAACGAGAAGCGCATGCTGCAGGAAGCCGTCGACTCGCTGCTCGACAACGGCCGCCGCGGCAAGGCGATGACCGGCGCCAACAAGCGTCCGTTGAAGTCGCTCGCCGACATGATCAAGGGCAAGAGCGGCCGTTTCCGCCAGAACCTCCTGGGCAAGCGCGTCGACTACTCGGGCCGTTCGGTCATCGTGGTGGGCCCGACGCTGAAGCTGCACCAGTGCGGCCTGCCGAAGAAGATGGCGCTGGAACTCTTCAAGCCCTTCATCTTCAACCGCCTCGAGGTCATGGGGCTGGCGACCACGATCAAGGCCGCCAAGAAGATGGTCGAGGACGAAGAGCCGATCGTGTGGGACCTGCTCGAGGAAGTCATCCGCGAGCATCCGGTGCTGCTGAACCGCGCGCCGACGCTGCACCGCCTGGGCATTCAGGCCTTCGAGCCGGTGCTGATCGAGGGCAAGGCGATCCAGCTGCACCCGCTGGTGTGCGCCGCGTTCAACGCCGACTTCGACGGCGACCAGATGGCCGTCCACGTGCCGCTGTCGCTGGAAGCGCAGGCCGAGGCCCGCACCCTGATGCTGGCGTCGAACAACGTGCTGTCGCCCGCCAACGGCGAGCCGATCATCGTGCCGTCGCAGGACATCGTTCTGGGTCTGTACTACATGACGCGCGAGATGGTCAACGCCAAGGGCGAAGGCATGGTGTTCGCCGACGTCGCCGAGGCGCGCCGTGCCTACGACAACCGGGTCGCCGCACTGCATGCGCGCGTGACCGTGCGCATCAAGGAAGTCACGCTGGACGCCGAGAAGAACCGCGTCGAGACGATCAAGCGGGTCGAGACCACGCTCGGTCGCGCGCTGCTGTCCGAGATCCTGCCGCCGGGCCTGCCCTTCAGCTACGTCGACAAGGCGCTGAAGAAGAAGGAAATCTCCAAGCTGATCAACGCCAGCTTCCGCCGCTGCGGCCTGCGCGAGACCGTGATCTTCGCCGACAAGCTGATGTACACCGGCTTTACGTTCGCCACCCGCGCGGGCATGTCGATCGCGATCAAGGACATGCTGATTCCGGGCGAGAAGGACCAGATCCTCGGTGCCGCCGAAGCGGAGGTGAAGGAGATCGAGGCGCAGTACACCTCGGGTCTCGTCACCCAAGGCGAACGCTACAACAAGGTGGTGGACATCTGGGGCCGCGCCGGCGACGCCGTGGCCAAGGCGATGATGGGCCAGCTGGGCGGCGAGAAGGTCAAGGACCGCACCGGCAAGGAAGTCACGCAGGAATCCTTCAACGCGATCTACATGATGGCCGATTCGGGCGCCCGCGGCTCCGCGGCGCAGATCCGCCAGCTGGCCGGCATGCGCGGCCTGATGGCGAAGCCGGACGGTTCGATCATCGAGACGCCGATCACCGCGAACTTCCGCGAAGGCCTGAACATGCTGCAGTACTTCATCTCGACCCACGGCGCCCGCAAGGGCCTCGCGGACACCGCGCTGAAGACCGCGAACTCGGGCTACCTGACCCGCCGTCTGGTCGACGTGACGCAGGACCTGGTGGTGACCGAGGATGATTGCGGCACGAAGAACGGTCTCGCGGTCAAGGCGCTGGTCGAGGGCGGTGAAGTCGTCGAGGCGCTGCGCGAGCGAATTCTCGGTCGCGTCGCCGCCAGCGACGTCATCAACCCGGAAACGCAGGAGACCGTGTTCGAAGCGGGCACCCTGCTGTCCGAGGACGTGGTCGACACCATCGAGTCGCTCGGAATCGACGAAGTCAAGGTGCGGACCCCGCTCACCTGCGAGACCCGCTACGGCCTGTGCGCCAAGTGCTACGGTCGCGACCTGGGTCGCGGCTACCTGGTCAACGTCGGCGAGGCGGTCGGCGTGATCGCCGCGCAGTCGATCGGCGAACCGGGCACCCAGCTCACCATGCGGACCTTCCATATCGGCGGTGCCGCGTCGCGGGCGGCTGCGGCCAGCCAGCTGGAAGCCAAGTCCAACGGCACCGTGCAGTACACCGCCGCGATGCGCTATGTGACCAATGCGCGCAAGGAACTGGTGGCCATTTCCCGCAGCGGCGAAATCGTCATTGCCGACGACGCCGGTCGCGAGCGCGAGCGCCACAAGGTGCCATACGGCGCCACCCTGATGGTGACCGACGGCGCCAAGATCAAGGCGGGTGCCGTGCTCGCGAACTGGGATCCGCACACCCGTCCGATCATCACCGAGTATGCGGGTCGCGTGCGCTTCGAGAACGTCGAGGAAGGCGTCACCGTCGCCAAGCAGGTCGACGACGTCACCGGCCTGTCGACGCTCGTGGTCATCGATCCGAAGCGCAAGGCCGGTGCCAAGGGCGTGCGTCCGCAGGTGAAACTGCTGGACGACGCCGGCAACGAGATCAAGATCGCCGGAACCGACACCGTCGTCAACATCACCTTCCAGATCGGCTCGATCATCACCGTGAAGGATGGTCAGGACGTGGCGGTCGGCGACGTGCTCGCGCGCATTCCGCAGGAGACCTCGAAGACCCGCGACATTACCGGCGGTCTGCCGCGGGTGGCCGAGCTGTTCGAGGCGCGCTCGCCGAAGGACGCCGGCGTGCTCGCCGAAGTCACCGGTACCGTGTCCTTCGGCAAGGACACCAAGGGCAAGCAGCGCCTGGTCATCACCGATCTGGACGGCGTGCCGCACGAGTACCTGATCACCAAGGAGAAGCACGTCACCGCGCACGACGGCCAGATCGTCCAGAAGGGCGAGATGATCGTCGACGGCCCGGTCGATCCGCACGACATCCTGCGCCTGCAGGGCGTCGAGGCGCTGGCGCGCTACATCACCGACGAGGTGCAGGACGTCTACCGCCTGCAGGGCGTGAAGATCAACGACAAGCACATCGAGGTGATCGTGCGCCAGATGCTGCGCCGTGTCACCGTGGTGGATCCGGGCGACACCGGGCTCATCCCCGGCGAGCAGATCGAGCGCTCCGAAGTGCTGCAGCTGAACGACGAGATGACCGCCGCAGGCAAGGAGCTGGCCACTTACGAGCCGATCCTGCTCGGCATCACCAAGGCGTCGCTGTCGACGGATTCCTTCATCTCGGCGGCGTCCTTCCAGGAAACCACCCGTGTGCTGACCGAAGCCGCGATCATGGGCAAGAAGGACGAGCTGCGCGGCCTGAAGGAGAACGTCATCGTCGGCCGCCTGATCCCGGCGGGCAGCGGCCTGGCCTACCACAACACCCGTCGCCGCCAGGCGGCCGGGGAGGACCTGGGCGCCGAACACCTGATCGAAGGCGGGGAGGTCACCCCCAGCGAAAATCAGGAGGTGGCTTGA
- the rpsL gene encoding 30S ribosomal protein S12 — MPTINQLIRKPRQAPVEKSKVPALKACPQRRGVCTRVYTTTPKKPNSALRKVCKVKLTSGFEVISYIGGEGHNLQEHSVVLVRGGRVKDLPGVRYHTVRGSLDTAGVKDRKQSRSKYGAKRPKKA; from the coding sequence ATGCCAACCATTAACCAGCTGATCCGCAAGCCGCGTCAGGCCCCGGTGGAAAAGAGCAAGGTTCCGGCCCTGAAGGCCTGCCCGCAACGCCGTGGCGTGTGCACGCGTGTGTACACCACGACGCCCAAGAAACCGAACTCCGCCTTGCGCAAGGTCTGCAAGGTCAAGCTCACGAGCGGCTTCGAGGTCATCAGCTACATCGGTGGTGAAGGGCACAACCTGCAGGAGCACTCGGTCGTGCTCGTGCGTGGTGGTCGTGTCAAGGACTTGCCGGGTGTGCGCTACCACACCGTGCGCGGCAGCCTGGATACCGCCGGCGTCAAGGACCGGAAGCAGTCGCGTTCGAAGTACGGCGCCAAGCGTCCGAAAAAAGCTTAA
- the rpsG gene encoding 30S ribosomal protein S7, translated as MPRRREVPKREILPDPKFGNQEVSKFMNVIMSSGKKSVAERIVYGAFEQISSKSGKDPLEVFSTALNNARPLVEVKSRRVGGANYQVPVEVRSSRRTALAMRWLKEAARRRGEKSMGARLAGELLDAAEGRGGAVKKREEVHRMAEANKAFSHFRF; from the coding sequence ATGCCGCGTCGTCGCGAAGTACCCAAGCGTGAAATCCTTCCGGACCCGAAGTTCGGCAACCAGGAAGTGTCCAAATTCATGAACGTCATCATGTCCAGCGGCAAGAAATCGGTCGCCGAACGCATCGTCTATGGCGCGTTCGAGCAGATTTCGAGCAAGTCCGGCAAGGATCCGCTGGAAGTGTTCAGCACCGCGCTGAACAACGCCCGCCCGCTGGTCGAGGTGAAGAGCCGCCGCGTCGGTGGCGCCAACTACCAGGTTCCGGTCGAGGTGCGTTCGAGCCGTCGCACCGCGCTGGCCATGCGCTGGCTGAAGGAAGCTGCCCGCAGGCGCGGCGAGAAGTCCATGGGCGCCCGTCTGGCGGGCGAACTGCTGGATGCGGCCGAGGGCCGTGGCGGCGCCGTGAAGAAGCGCGAGGAAGTGCATCGCATGGCGGAGGCCAACAAGGCTTTCTCGCACTTCCGCTTCTAA
- the fusA gene encoding elongation factor G, protein MARTTPIERYRNIGISAHIDAGKTTTTERILFYTGKSHKIGEVHDGAATMDWMEQEQERGITITSAATTCFWKGMDGKYPEHRINIIDTPGHVDFTIEVERSMRVLDGACMVYCAVGGVQPQSETVWRQANKYGVPRIAFVNKMDRSGADFFKVYEQMKSRLQANPVPVQVPIGAEDNFEGVVDLVKMKAVYWDDASQGMKFELRDIPANLADTCKKWRESMVEAAAESSEELMNKYLEEGDLSEADILAGLRARTIASEIVPMMCGTAFKNKGVQAMLDKVIELMPSPVDIPPVEGELEDGSTASRKASDDEKFAALAFKIATDPYVGQLIFFRVYSGVVNSGDTIYNPVKGRKERIGRILQMHANNREEIKEVRAGDIAAAVGLKDVTTGDTLCDLGSPITLERMEFPEPVIHVAVEPKSKADQEKMGLALGRLAQEDPSFRVRTDEESGQTIISGMGELHLEIIVDRMRREFGVEANVGAPQVAYREAIRKAVEVEGKHAKQSGGKGQYGHVWIKMEPNEQGKGYEFVDAIKGGTVPREYIPAVDKGLQEAMNNGVLAGFPVVDVKFTLFDGSYHDVDSSELAFKLASILAFKDGMRKANPVLLEPMMAVEVETPEDYMGDVMGDLNRRRGIIQGMEDVGGIKAIKAEVPLAEMFGYSTDLRSMSQGRATYSMEFKHYSEAPKNIAEAIVAKK, encoded by the coding sequence GTGGCACGCACGACTCCTATTGAGCGCTATCGCAATATCGGCATTTCGGCCCATATTGACGCTGGCAAGACCACCACCACCGAGCGCATCCTGTTCTACACCGGCAAGTCCCACAAGATCGGTGAAGTGCATGACGGCGCTGCGACCATGGACTGGATGGAGCAGGAGCAGGAGCGCGGTATTACGATCACCTCGGCGGCCACGACCTGCTTCTGGAAGGGCATGGACGGGAAGTATCCCGAGCATCGCATCAACATCATCGATACCCCTGGGCACGTCGACTTCACCATCGAGGTGGAGCGATCGATGCGTGTGCTCGACGGTGCCTGCATGGTCTACTGTGCCGTCGGCGGCGTGCAGCCGCAGTCGGAAACCGTCTGGCGTCAGGCCAACAAGTACGGCGTGCCGCGTATTGCGTTTGTCAACAAGATGGACCGCTCGGGCGCTGACTTCTTCAAGGTCTACGAGCAGATGAAGTCCCGTCTGCAGGCCAACCCGGTGCCCGTCCAGGTTCCTATCGGCGCCGAGGACAACTTTGAAGGCGTTGTCGACCTCGTCAAGATGAAGGCCGTGTACTGGGACGATGCCAGCCAGGGCATGAAGTTCGAGTTGCGCGACATTCCTGCCAATCTGGCCGATACGTGCAAGAAGTGGCGCGAATCCATGGTCGAGGCGGCTGCGGAATCGTCCGAGGAATTGATGAACAAGTACCTTGAAGAGGGCGACCTCTCCGAGGCGGACATCCTTGCCGGTCTGCGTGCGCGCACCATTGCCAGTGAAATCGTGCCGATGATGTGTGGCACCGCGTTCAAGAACAAGGGCGTGCAGGCCATGCTCGACAAGGTGATCGAGTTGATGCCTTCGCCGGTCGACATTCCCCCCGTCGAGGGCGAGCTTGAAGACGGCAGCACCGCGAGCCGGAAGGCCAGCGACGACGAGAAATTCGCGGCACTGGCGTTCAAGATCGCGACCGACCCCTACGTCGGCCAGCTGATCTTCTTCCGCGTCTATTCGGGTGTGGTCAATTCGGGTGACACCATCTATAACCCCGTCAAGGGCCGCAAGGAGCGCATCGGCCGCATCCTGCAGATGCACGCCAACAACCGCGAAGAGATCAAGGAAGTGCGTGCCGGTGACATCGCCGCTGCGGTGGGCCTGAAGGATGTCACCACCGGTGACACCCTGTGCGACCTCGGTTCGCCGATCACCCTCGAGCGCATGGAGTTCCCCGAGCCGGTGATCCACGTCGCCGTCGAGCCGAAGTCCAAGGCCGACCAGGAAAAAATGGGCCTGGCGCTGGGTCGCCTCGCGCAGGAAGATCCCTCGTTCCGCGTCCGTACCGACGAGGAATCCGGACAGACCATCATCTCGGGCATGGGTGAGCTTCACCTCGAGATCATCGTCGACCGCATGCGGCGCGAGTTTGGCGTCGAAGCGAATGTGGGGGCGCCGCAGGTGGCCTACCGCGAAGCGATTCGCAAGGCGGTCGAAGTCGAAGGCAAGCATGCCAAGCAGTCGGGCGGTAAGGGTCAGTACGGCCATGTCTGGATCAAGATGGAGCCGAACGAACAGGGCAAGGGCTACGAGTTCGTCGACGCCATCAAGGGCGGCACGGTGCCGCGCGAATACATTCCGGCCGTCGACAAGGGGCTGCAGGAAGCCATGAATAATGGCGTGCTCGCGGGCTTCCCGGTGGTCGACGTCAAGTTCACGCTGTTCGACGGCTCGTATCACGACGTCGACTCCTCGGAACTGGCGTTCAAGCTGGCTTCGATCCTGGCGTTCAAGGACGGCATGCGCAAGGCGAACCCGGTGCTGCTCGAGCCGATGATGGCGGTCGAGGTGGAAACGCCGGAAGATTACATGGGTGACGTCATGGGCGACCTGAACCGCCGTCGCGGCATCATCCAGGGCATGGAAGACGTGGGTGGCATCAAGGCGATCAAGGCCGAGGTCCCGCTGGCCGAGATGTTCGGCTACTCGACCGATCTGCGTTCGATGTCGCAGGGGCGTGCGACCTACTCGATGGAGTTCAAGCACTACTCGGAAGCGCCCAAGAACATCGCCGAAGCGATCGTCGCCAAGAAGTGA
- the tuf gene encoding elongation factor Tu produces the protein MAKEKFERTKPHVNVGTIGHVDHGKTTLTAAITTILAKKFGGAAKKYDEIDSSPEEKARGITINTAHVEYETSTRHYAHVDCPGHADYVKNMITGAAQMDGAILVVSAADGPMPQTREHILLARQVGVPYIIVYMNKADMVDDAELLELVEMEIRELLSKYDFPGDDTPIIIGSALKALEGDQSDIGEPSIIKLADALDSYIPEPERAIDKPFLMPVEDVFSISGRGTVVTGRVERGIIKVGEEIEIVGIKPTQKTTCTGVEMFRKLLDQGQAGDNVGVLLRGTKREEVERGQVLAKPGSIKPHTKFSAEIYVLSKDEGGRHTPFFNGYRPQFYFRTTDVTGSIELPAGTEMVMPGDNVSIKVSLIAPIAMDEGLRFAIREGGRTVGAGVVAKIEE, from the coding sequence ATGGCTAAGGAAAAATTCGAGCGGACCAAGCCGCACGTAAACGTTGGCACGATTGGACACGTTGACCACGGCAAGACCACCTTGACCGCGGCGATCACCACCATTCTGGCGAAGAAGTTTGGCGGCGCTGCCAAGAAGTACGACGAGATCGACAGCTCGCCGGAAGAGAAGGCGCGCGGCATCACCATCAACACCGCGCACGTCGAGTACGAGACCTCCACCCGTCACTACGCGCACGTTGACTGCCCCGGCCACGCCGACTACGTCAAGAACATGATCACCGGTGCCGCCCAGATGGACGGCGCCATCCTCGTCGTGTCCGCCGCCGACGGCCCCATGCCGCAGACCCGCGAGCACATCCTGCTCGCCCGTCAGGTTGGCGTGCCCTACATCATCGTCTACATGAACAAGGCCGACATGGTCGACGACGCCGAACTGCTCGAGCTCGTCGAAATGGAGATCCGCGAGCTCCTGTCCAAGTACGACTTCCCTGGCGACGACACCCCCATCATCATCGGTTCCGCCCTGAAGGCCCTCGAAGGCGACCAGAGCGACATCGGCGAGCCCAGCATCATCAAGCTGGCTGACGCGCTGGACTCCTACATTCCCGAGCCCGAGCGCGCCATCGACAAGCCCTTCCTGATGCCCGTCGAAGACGTCTTCTCCATCTCCGGTCGCGGCACCGTCGTCACCGGCCGTGTCGAGCGCGGCATCATCAAGGTTGGCGAAGAAATCGAGATCGTCGGCATCAAGCCCACCCAGAAGACCACCTGCACCGGCGTCGAGATGTTCAGGAAGCTGCTCGACCAGGGCCAGGCGGGCGACAACGTCGGCGTCCTGCTGCGCGGCACCAAGCGTGAAGAAGTCGAGCGCGGCCAGGTTCTGGCCAAGCCCGGCAGCATCAAGCCGCACACCAAGTTCTCGGCCGAGATCTACGTGCTGTCCAAGGACGAAGGCGGTCGTCACACCCCGTTCTTCAACGGCTACCGTCCGCAGTTCTACTTCCGCACCACCGACGTCACCGGCTCGATCGAGCTGCCGGCTGGCACCGAGATGGTGATGCCTGGCGACAACGTGAGCATCAAGGTGTCGCTGATTGCCCCGATCGCCATGGACGAAGGTCTGCGTTTCGCCATCCGTGAAGGCGGCCGCACCGTCGGCGCCGGCGTCGTGGCCAAGATCGAAGAGTAA
- the rpsJ gene encoding 30S ribosomal protein S10, with protein MQNQKIRIRLKAFDYKLIDQSAMEIVDTAKRTGAVVKGPVPLPTSIERFDVLRSPHVNKASRDQFEIRTHRRLMDIMDPTDKTVDALMKLDLPAGVDVEIKL; from the coding sequence ATGCAAAACCAGAAAATCCGCATCCGCCTGAAGGCGTTTGACTACAAACTGATCGACCAGTCGGCGATGGAAATCGTGGACACGGCCAAGCGCACCGGCGCCGTGGTCAAAGGTCCGGTTCCCCTTCCGACCTCGATCGAGCGTTTCGACGTCCTGCGCTCGCCGCACGTCAACAAGGCGTCGCGCGATCAGTTCGAAATCCGCACCCATCGTCGCCTGATGGACATCATGGACCCCACCGACAAGACGGTCGATGCCTTGATGAAGCTGGATCTGCCCGCCGGCGTCGACGTCGAGATCAAGTTGTAA